In Xiphophorus maculatus strain JP 163 A chromosome 18, X_maculatus-5.0-male, whole genome shotgun sequence, a single genomic region encodes these proteins:
- the picalm gene encoding phosphatidylinositol-binding clathrin assembly protein isoform X4 yields the protein MSGQSITDRITAAQHSVTGSAVSKTVCKATTHEIMGPKKKHLDYLIHCTNEMNVNIPQLADSLFERTTNTSWVVVFKSLITTHHLMVYGNERFIQYLASRNTLFNLSNFLDKSGLQGYDMSTFIRRYSRYLNEKAVSYRQVAFDFTKVKRGVDGVMRTMNTEKLLKTIPIIQNQMDALLDFNVNANELTNGVINAAFMLLFKDSIRLFAAYNEGIINLLEKYFDMKKTQCKEGLDIYKKFLTRMTRISEFLKVAEQVGIDRGDIPDLSQFTVCAPSSLLEALEQHLASLEGKKVKDSTAASRASTLSNAVSSLASTGMSFTKVDEREKQAALEEEQARLKALKEQRLKELSKRPSFSTTDTSPISTTGGTISTAPTIDLFSTPSCSNGAVKMESDLFDLQQSFQSSMQSASTGLPVATAWADPFTSTEAGDDSMPNLNPFLSKLVVDATHLPVVSSDGVSFSSRTSGHEMFGDSFCGPVSVAQHLPHQAPFPTEPSTVAGLFRGYSTPQAPPQPPAVGLQVDFESVFGNKAAAGGSLNSDDLAGGILKPTLAGSNQPSNQQPEKLVSDDLDSSLANLVGNLGIGNGTMKNDMHWSQPGEKRMTGGTNWQPKAAPTTTWNPVSMPPSVMAFPATTPTSMMGYSMPPQMGSMGIMNPPTMMYTQPVMRPPNPFGSVSSAQPSAASSPSSQSPLRAPGQDPFAHLSLKDFL from the exons ATGTCGGGACAGAGCATTACGGACCGGATAACGGCAGCCCAGCACAGTGTAACGGGATCCGCGGTGTCGAAAACAGTATGCAAGGCCACCACGCACGAAATTATGGGcccaaagaagaaacatttggaTT ATTTGATCCACTGCACCAACGAGATGAACGTGAACATTCCCCAACTGGCCGACTCCTTATTCGAGAGGACCACCAACACCAGCTGGGTGGTGGTGTTCAAGTCGCTCATCACCACACACCACCTCATGGTGTACGGCAACGAG CGTTTTATCCAGTACTTGGCTTCAAGGAATACACTTTTCAACCTCAGCAATTTTTTGGACAAAAGCGGCCTACAAG GCTACGACATGTCTACGTTCATCAGAAGGTATAGTCGGTACCTGAACGAAAAAGCCGTCTCCTACAGACAGGTCGCCTTCGACTTCACAAAAGTTAAACGAGG AGTCGACGGTGTAATGAGGACTATGAACACAGAGAAGCTGCTCAAGACTATACCCATTATTCAGAACCAGATGGACGCCCTCCTCGACTTTAAC GTCAATGCCAACGAGCTGACTAATGGAGTCATCAATGCAGCCTTCATGCTCCTCTTCAAAGACTCCATCAGGCTCTTTGCTGCTTACAACGAAGGCATCATCAACCTGCTCG AAAAGTACTTTGACATGAAGAAGACTCAGTGTAAAGAAGGCCTGGACATTTACAAAAAGTTCCTCACTCGCATGACCCGGATATCGGAGTTCCTCAAAGTGGCCGAG CAGGTGGGAATTGATCGAGGCGACATCCCAGACCTCTCACAG TTCACGGTTTGT GCTCCCAGCAGCCTCCTGGAAGCTCTGGAGCAACATTTGGCCTCTTTAGAAGGGAAGAAGGTCAAAGACTCCACTGCAGCCAGCAG GGCCAGCACTCTATCAAATGCAGTGTCATCATTGGCTAGCACAGGGATGTCTTTCACTAAGGTGGATGAGCGGGAGAAGCAGGCAGCTCTAGAGGAGGAACAGGCCCGACTCAAAGCTCTCAAG gagCAAAGGCTCAAAGAGCTCTCGAAGAGGCCATCTTTTTCCACCACTGATACATCGCCGATCTCCACCACTGGGGGCACCATCAGCACAGCACCAACCATCGACCTCTTCTCCACACCCAGCTGCTCAAACGG TGCGGTCAAGATGGAGAGCGACCTTTTTGACCTGCAGCAGAGCTTCCAGTCCTCCATGCAGTCGGCCTCCACAGGCCTCCCAGTGGCCACGGCGTGGGCAG ATCCTTTCACCTCTACTGAAGCTGGAGATGATTCCATGCCAAACCTTAACCCTTTCCTGTCAAAACTCGTTGTCGATGCCACTCACTTACCTGTCGTGTCTTCAGACGGTGTTAGCTTTTCCTCTAGGACATCCGGTCATGAAATGTTTGGTG ACTCCTTCTGTGGTCCGGTGTCCGTTGCTCAACACCTCCCACACCAGGCTCCCTTCCCCACTGAGCCCTCTACTGTAGCAGGTCTATTCAGAG GATACTCAACGCCTCAAGCCCCTCCACAACCGCCAGCAGTGGGCCTGCAGGTGGACTTTGAGTCGGTTTTTGGAAACAAAGCCGCCGCCGGCGGGAGCCTCAACTCTGACG ATCTCGCCGGAGGCATCCTGAAGCCGACTCTCGCCGGCTCCAACCAGCCGTCCAATCAGCAGCCCGAGAAGCTGGTGTCGGACGACCTTGACTCTTCCCTGGCCAACCTTGTCGGCA ATCTGGGCATCGGAAACGGAACGATGAAGAA TGACATGCACTGGAGCCAGCCGGGGGAGAAGAGGATGACCGGCGGCACCAACTGGCAACCCAAGGCTGCGCCCACCACGACCTGGAACCCTGTCTCCATG CCGCCGTCAGTCATGGCCTTCCCCGCCACCACTCCCACGAGCATGATGGGATACAGCATG CCTCCACAAATGGGCTCCATGGGGATAATGAATCCGCCCACCATGATGTACACCCAGCCCGTCATGAGGCCACCCAACCCCTTTGGCTCGGTGTCCAGCGCTCAG CCCTCTGCAGCCTCTAGTCCTTCCAGCCAGAGTCCTCTCCGAGCCCCTGGACAGGACCCGTTTGCACACCTCTCTCTCAAGGATTTCTTGTAG
- the picalm gene encoding phosphatidylinositol-binding clathrin assembly protein isoform X3, translated as MSGQSITDRITAAQHSVTGSAVSKTVCKATTHEIMGPKKKHLDYLIHCTNEMNVNIPQLADSLFERTTNTSWVVVFKSLITTHHLMVYGNERFIQYLASRNTLFNLSNFLDKSGLQGYDMSTFIRRYSRYLNEKAVSYRQVAFDFTKVKRGVDGVMRTMNTEKLLKTIPIIQNQMDALLDFNVNANELTNGVINAAFMLLFKDSIRLFAAYNEGIINLLEKYFDMKKTQCKEGLDIYKKFLTRMTRISEFLKVAEQVGIDRGDIPDLSQFTVCAPSSLLEALEQHLASLEGKKVKDSTAASRASTLSNAVSSLASTGMSFTKVDEREKQAALEEEQARLKALKEQRLKELSKRPSFSTTDTSPISTTGGTISTAPTIDLFSTPSCSNGAVKMESDLFDLQQSFQSSMQSASTGLPVATAWADPFTSTEAGDDSMPNLNPFLSKLVVDATHLPVVSSDGVSFSSRTSGHEMFGDRYNPFTDTNSSVSTNYKRTVRIEHSISDSFCGPVSVAQHLPHQAPFPTEPSTVAGLFRGYSTPQAPPQPPAVGLQVDFESVFGNKAAAGGSLNSDDLAGGILKPTLAGSNQPSNQQPEKLVSDDLDSSLANLVGNLGIGNGTMKNDMHWSQPGEKRMTGGTNWQPKAAPTTTWNPVSMPPSVMAFPATTPTSMMGYSMPPQMGSMGIMNPPTMMYTQPVMRPPNPFGSVSSAQMQFM; from the exons ATGTCGGGACAGAGCATTACGGACCGGATAACGGCAGCCCAGCACAGTGTAACGGGATCCGCGGTGTCGAAAACAGTATGCAAGGCCACCACGCACGAAATTATGGGcccaaagaagaaacatttggaTT ATTTGATCCACTGCACCAACGAGATGAACGTGAACATTCCCCAACTGGCCGACTCCTTATTCGAGAGGACCACCAACACCAGCTGGGTGGTGGTGTTCAAGTCGCTCATCACCACACACCACCTCATGGTGTACGGCAACGAG CGTTTTATCCAGTACTTGGCTTCAAGGAATACACTTTTCAACCTCAGCAATTTTTTGGACAAAAGCGGCCTACAAG GCTACGACATGTCTACGTTCATCAGAAGGTATAGTCGGTACCTGAACGAAAAAGCCGTCTCCTACAGACAGGTCGCCTTCGACTTCACAAAAGTTAAACGAGG AGTCGACGGTGTAATGAGGACTATGAACACAGAGAAGCTGCTCAAGACTATACCCATTATTCAGAACCAGATGGACGCCCTCCTCGACTTTAAC GTCAATGCCAACGAGCTGACTAATGGAGTCATCAATGCAGCCTTCATGCTCCTCTTCAAAGACTCCATCAGGCTCTTTGCTGCTTACAACGAAGGCATCATCAACCTGCTCG AAAAGTACTTTGACATGAAGAAGACTCAGTGTAAAGAAGGCCTGGACATTTACAAAAAGTTCCTCACTCGCATGACCCGGATATCGGAGTTCCTCAAAGTGGCCGAG CAGGTGGGAATTGATCGAGGCGACATCCCAGACCTCTCACAG TTCACGGTTTGT GCTCCCAGCAGCCTCCTGGAAGCTCTGGAGCAACATTTGGCCTCTTTAGAAGGGAAGAAGGTCAAAGACTCCACTGCAGCCAGCAG GGCCAGCACTCTATCAAATGCAGTGTCATCATTGGCTAGCACAGGGATGTCTTTCACTAAGGTGGATGAGCGGGAGAAGCAGGCAGCTCTAGAGGAGGAACAGGCCCGACTCAAAGCTCTCAAG gagCAAAGGCTCAAAGAGCTCTCGAAGAGGCCATCTTTTTCCACCACTGATACATCGCCGATCTCCACCACTGGGGGCACCATCAGCACAGCACCAACCATCGACCTCTTCTCCACACCCAGCTGCTCAAACGG TGCGGTCAAGATGGAGAGCGACCTTTTTGACCTGCAGCAGAGCTTCCAGTCCTCCATGCAGTCGGCCTCCACAGGCCTCCCAGTGGCCACGGCGTGGGCAG ATCCTTTCACCTCTACTGAAGCTGGAGATGATTCCATGCCAAACCTTAACCCTTTCCTGTCAAAACTCGTTGTCGATGCCACTCACTTACCTGTCGTGTCTTCAGACGGTGTTAGCTTTTCCTCTAGGACATCCGGTCATGAAATGTTTGGTG ATCGTTACAATCCCTTTACTGACACAAACTCATCAGTTTCAACCAATTACAAACGCACAGTGCGGATAGAGCACTCCATCTCAG ACTCCTTCTGTGGTCCGGTGTCCGTTGCTCAACACCTCCCACACCAGGCTCCCTTCCCCACTGAGCCCTCTACTGTAGCAGGTCTATTCAGAG GATACTCAACGCCTCAAGCCCCTCCACAACCGCCAGCAGTGGGCCTGCAGGTGGACTTTGAGTCGGTTTTTGGAAACAAAGCCGCCGCCGGCGGGAGCCTCAACTCTGACG ATCTCGCCGGAGGCATCCTGAAGCCGACTCTCGCCGGCTCCAACCAGCCGTCCAATCAGCAGCCCGAGAAGCTGGTGTCGGACGACCTTGACTCTTCCCTGGCCAACCTTGTCGGCA ATCTGGGCATCGGAAACGGAACGATGAAGAA TGACATGCACTGGAGCCAGCCGGGGGAGAAGAGGATGACCGGCGGCACCAACTGGCAACCCAAGGCTGCGCCCACCACGACCTGGAACCCTGTCTCCATG CCGCCGTCAGTCATGGCCTTCCCCGCCACCACTCCCACGAGCATGATGGGATACAGCATG CCTCCACAAATGGGCTCCATGGGGATAATGAATCCGCCCACCATGATGTACACCCAGCCCGTCATGAGGCCACCCAACCCCTTTGGCTCGGTGTCCAGCGCTCAG ATGCAGTTCATGTAA